A stretch of Cellulosilyticum sp. I15G10I2 DNA encodes these proteins:
- a CDS encoding ABC transporter permease — MSNLEKSEGYEQFLKEKKRKKYVILFWQFFLIVGFISIWEMLARYGVVNTFLVSSPSQIYKLFITYISDGSLFKHIGISVWETVLGFTFGTFFGIIIAIILWWSDTLAKILDPILVVLNALPKTALAPILIVWAGAGIQGIVVTAVTISIVTTILSAYNYFVHADEEKVKMLKSFGASKLQILTKLILPSNIPNIINIIKINIGLSWVGVIVGEFLVSRYGIGYLIVYGGQVFRLDLVMMGVAVLAGCAFLMYAIVNVIEKYISQKE; from the coding sequence ATGAGTAATTTAGAAAAAAGTGAAGGCTATGAGCAATTTCTGAAAGAGAAGAAGAGAAAAAAGTATGTCATTTTATTTTGGCAGTTTTTTTTAATTGTGGGCTTTATAAGCATATGGGAAATGCTTGCACGATATGGGGTAGTAAATACTTTTTTAGTTAGCAGTCCTTCGCAAATTTACAAACTATTTATCACTTATATTTCAGATGGCAGTTTATTTAAACACATTGGTATATCTGTATGGGAAACAGTGCTAGGTTTTACATTCGGAACATTTTTTGGAATTATCATCGCGATTATATTATGGTGGTCAGATACTTTGGCTAAAATACTTGATCCGATTTTAGTTGTTCTTAATGCACTTCCTAAAACGGCTTTAGCCCCTATTCTTATTGTTTGGGCAGGTGCGGGTATACAAGGGATTGTTGTAACAGCTGTTACTATTTCTATCGTTACAACTATTTTGTCTGCCTATAATTATTTTGTGCATGCAGATGAGGAAAAAGTTAAGATGCTAAAAAGTTTTGGAGCAAGTAAACTACAAATTTTAACAAAGCTTATTTTACCTTCTAATATTCCTAATATCATTAATATTATCAAGATTAATATAGGTTTATCTTGGGTAGGTGTTATCGTAGGAGAATTTTTAGTTTCCAGATACGGTATAGGCTACTTGATTGTTTATGGTGGTCAAGTCTTTAGATTAGATCTTGTAATGATGGGGGTAGCGGTACTTGCTGGATGTGCTTTTTTAATGTATGCAATAGTTAATGTTATAGAAAAATATATCTCACAAAAAGAGTAA
- a CDS encoding ABC transporter substrate-binding protein, which translates to MLSIFNIGCSKGGVTDIKVAEVTHSIFYAPQYVALEKGFFEEEGLKVELVGAQGADKTMAALLSGEVQIGFMGPEASIYVYNQGSKDYAINFAQVTKRDGSFLVSRVNEPEFKFENLKGKEVIGGRKGGVPEMTLEYVLKNNGLTIGEANSDVNVRTDIQFAAMGGAFTGGEGDYVTLFEPVATSLEKAGLGYIVASIGKESGEIPYTAYCALESYMKKHPDIIQKFTNAIYKGQQFVMNHSAEEIAPIIAPQFKELSHEDLVTVIERYKAIDAWCSDPVLKEESLNRLMDVMELAGELDKRAEYSQIVNTDFAKKAMK; encoded by the coding sequence ATGCTTAGTATATTTAACATAGGATGCAGTAAGGGCGGCGTAACAGATATTAAAGTTGCAGAGGTAACACATTCTATATTTTATGCACCACAATACGTAGCCCTTGAAAAAGGTTTCTTTGAAGAAGAGGGTTTAAAGGTAGAGCTTGTAGGGGCACAAGGTGCAGACAAAACAATGGCAGCTTTATTATCAGGAGAAGTACAAATAGGTTTTATGGGACCAGAAGCCTCCATTTATGTATATAATCAAGGCAGTAAGGACTATGCCATTAATTTTGCACAAGTTACTAAAAGGGACGGAAGTTTTCTTGTATCCCGAGTAAATGAACCAGAGTTTAAATTTGAAAACTTAAAAGGAAAAGAAGTTATTGGCGGCAGAAAAGGCGGAGTTCCGGAAATGACGCTTGAATATGTACTTAAAAATAATGGACTTACAATTGGTGAAGCAAATAGTGATGTCAATGTAAGGACAGATATCCAATTTGCTGCAATGGGAGGCGCTTTTACAGGGGGCGAAGGAGATTATGTAACACTTTTTGAACCTGTAGCTACTTCACTTGAAAAAGCGGGGTTAGGTTATATAGTAGCTTCAATCGGAAAGGAATCAGGAGAAATTCCGTACACAGCTTATTGTGCACTTGAGAGTTATATGAAAAAACATCCAGATATTATTCAGAAATTCACAAATGCTATCTATAAGGGGCAACAATTTGTAATGAATCATTCTGCTGAAGAAATCGCACCTATTATTGCACCACAATTTAAAGAACTAAGTCATGAGGATTTAGTTACAGTTATTGAAAGATATAAAGCTATTGATGCTTGGTGTAGTGACCCAGTCTTAAAAGAAGAGAGTTTAAACCGCTTAATGGACGTAATGGAACTTGCCGGGGAGTTAGATAAAAGAGCTGAATACAGCCAAATCGTAAATACAGATTTTGCAAAGAAAGCTATGAAATAA